The following proteins are encoded in a genomic region of Burkholderia gladioli:
- a CDS encoding alpha/beta fold hydrolase: protein MNKNRTPMKLLARLGAMLAAGALAGVLGTSAASAEPATTPSDASTTTYHRAEVDGVGVFYREAGPKDAPVVVMLHGYPSSSKQYASLIPLLATRYHVIAPDYPGFGESDAPPPSRYAYTFDHLAETTNALLEQLKLGRYTLLMQDYGGPLGFRIAEAHPERVRALVIQNANAYQEGLGKNWQAIAGYWADRDAHPEVLDNFTSFVLTRNRHIIGSPHPERYDPQAWLDEYAFLSKPGEREIQGDLIYDYRNNVAAYPRWQAWLREHRPPALVMWGRYDPSFLVPGALAYRRDLPDAQIHVLDAGHFATDEQVDRIAQLTLAFLDTLKD from the coding sequence ATGAACAAGAATCGAACGCCGATGAAGCTGCTGGCCCGGCTCGGCGCAATGCTGGCGGCCGGTGCACTGGCCGGCGTGCTCGGCACCTCGGCTGCCTCGGCCGAGCCCGCCACGACGCCCTCGGATGCCTCGACCACCACCTACCACCGCGCCGAGGTGGACGGCGTCGGCGTGTTCTATCGCGAGGCGGGGCCGAAGGACGCGCCGGTGGTCGTGATGCTGCACGGCTATCCGTCGTCGTCGAAGCAATACGCATCGCTGATCCCGCTGCTGGCGACGCGCTACCACGTGATCGCGCCGGACTACCCCGGCTTCGGCGAAAGCGATGCGCCGCCGCCGTCGCGCTATGCCTATACATTCGATCACCTGGCCGAAACCACCAATGCCCTGCTCGAACAACTCAAGCTCGGCCGCTACACGCTGCTGATGCAGGACTATGGCGGCCCGTTGGGCTTTCGCATCGCCGAGGCGCATCCCGAGCGCGTGCGGGCCCTGGTGATCCAGAACGCGAATGCCTACCAGGAAGGGCTCGGCAAGAACTGGCAGGCGATTGCCGGCTACTGGGCCGATCGCGACGCGCATCCCGAGGTGCTCGACAACTTCACCTCCTTCGTGCTGACGCGCAACCGCCACATCATCGGCAGCCCGCATCCCGAGCGCTACGATCCGCAGGCCTGGCTCGACGAATACGCCTTCCTGTCGAAGCCGGGCGAGCGCGAGATCCAGGGCGACCTGATCTACGACTACCGCAACAATGTCGCCGCCTACCCGCGCTGGCAGGCCTGGCTGCGCGAGCACCGGCCGCCTGCCCTGGTGATGTGGGGCCGCTACGATCCCTCGTTCCTGGTGCCGGGCGCGCTGGCCTATCGGCGCGACCTGCCCGATGCGCAGATCCACGTGCTCGACGCGGGCCATTTCGCGACCGACGAGCAGGTCGACCGGATCGCCCAGCTGACGCTGGCCTTCCTCGACACGCTCAAGGACTGA
- a CDS encoding nuclear transport factor 2 family protein → MTTPVEIVQNFYAALERGDAPQALALMADDIEWTTMWHYQVKERGPQAVAEGLLAPLMAEWSSFRIAPTEFVSEGETVVSIGRFVGTHGATGKTADAGYAHVWTVRSGRIARFRQYIDTKAVADARI, encoded by the coding sequence ATGACTACCCCGGTCGAAATCGTCCAGAACTTCTACGCGGCGCTGGAGCGCGGCGACGCGCCCCAGGCGCTCGCGCTGATGGCCGACGACATCGAATGGACCACGATGTGGCATTACCAGGTGAAGGAGCGCGGGCCGCAGGCGGTGGCCGAGGGGTTGCTGGCGCCGCTGATGGCCGAGTGGTCGAGCTTCCGGATCGCGCCCACCGAATTCGTGAGCGAGGGCGAGACGGTGGTGTCGATCGGGCGCTTCGTCGGCACGCATGGCGCGACCGGCAAGACCGCCGATGCGGGTTACGCGCATGTCTGGACGGTGCGGAGCGGCCGGATCGCGCGTTTCCGCCAGTACATCGACACCAAGGCCGTGGCCGACGCACGCATCTGA
- a CDS encoding M20/M25/M40 family metallo-hydrolase: MPLPKPKHLALALCGALFAAAAHAAPVWITLGDPAFQQLRQLDAGAASLYSTTLSAGKTADGAAHEETVHIARVDDAVLGELAYAVHHGRGHGPGFIVHDSFDAARRALQPAPQAKQAEAAADFALASAQPIAVWVQQLQASNIVSTITALSTNFTNRYYTTSHGVAASNWLAQQWKQLAGSRGDITVEQFTHSKWAQKSVILTIQGSDPSAGTVVLGGHLDSTVGRTSENTRAPGADDDASGIASLTEALRVMLANNYKPKRTIKFIGYSAEEAGLLGSNEIAKQFRAQNVNVVGVLQLDMTNYKGDAKDIYLITDYTNAAQNSYLQTLAKTYLPELSVGTSVCGYACSDHASWTAQGYRASFPFEADQNDSPYIHTVNDTLANSDRQANHALKFGKLALAYAVDLGDGAAAKR, encoded by the coding sequence ATGCCTCTACCGAAACCGAAACACCTGGCGCTCGCGCTGTGCGGCGCGCTGTTCGCGGCCGCGGCGCACGCGGCGCCGGTCTGGATCACGCTCGGCGATCCGGCCTTCCAGCAGCTCCGGCAGCTCGATGCCGGCGCGGCCTCGCTCTACAGCACCACGCTTTCCGCCGGCAAGACCGCCGACGGCGCCGCGCACGAGGAGACCGTGCATATCGCGCGCGTCGACGACGCCGTGCTCGGCGAGCTCGCCTACGCCGTGCATCACGGGCGCGGCCACGGGCCCGGCTTCATCGTGCACGATTCCTTCGACGCGGCGCGGCGCGCGCTGCAGCCGGCGCCGCAGGCCAAGCAGGCCGAGGCCGCCGCCGACTTCGCGCTCGCCAGCGCCCAGCCGATCGCGGTATGGGTCCAGCAACTGCAGGCCAGCAACATCGTCAGCACCATCACGGCGCTCTCGACCAACTTCACCAATCGCTACTACACCACCTCGCATGGCGTGGCCGCCTCGAACTGGCTGGCCCAGCAGTGGAAGCAACTGGCCGGCTCGCGCGGCGACATCACGGTCGAGCAGTTCACGCACAGCAAGTGGGCGCAGAAGTCGGTGATCCTGACCATCCAGGGCAGCGACCCGTCGGCGGGCACGGTGGTGCTGGGCGGCCACCTCGATTCGACGGTCGGCCGGACCTCGGAGAACACGCGCGCGCCGGGCGCCGACGACGATGCTTCCGGCATCGCCAGCCTGACCGAGGCGCTGCGCGTGATGCTGGCCAACAACTACAAGCCGAAGCGCACCATCAAGTTCATCGGCTACTCGGCCGAGGAAGCCGGCCTGCTGGGCTCGAACGAGATCGCGAAGCAGTTCCGCGCGCAGAACGTCAACGTGGTGGGCGTGTTGCAGCTCGACATGACGAACTACAAGGGCGACGCCAAGGATATCTACCTGATCACCGACTACACGAACGCTGCGCAGAACAGCTATCTGCAGACGCTCGCGAAGACCTACCTGCCGGAGCTCTCGGTGGGAACCTCGGTGTGCGGCTATGCGTGCTCGGATCATGCCTCGTGGACCGCGCAGGGCTATCGCGCCTCGTTCCCGTTCGAGGCCGACCAGAACGACAGCCCGTATATCCATACCGTCAACGACACGCTGGCGAATTCGGACCGGCAGGCGAACCACGCGCTGAAGTTCGGCAAGCTGGCGCTGGCCTATGCGGTAGACCTGGGCGACGGCGCGGCGGCGAAACGCTAA